In a single window of the Arachis hypogaea cultivar Tifrunner chromosome 6, arahy.Tifrunner.gnm2.J5K5, whole genome shotgun sequence genome:
- the LOC112695859 gene encoding uncharacterized protein: protein MADASYVICSSSPPGGKFKDADEDAQFQETELVNDTLVLNSPFTEPQLENLNLNTELVEDSDPSENVESGPTCENGQEVVLDSEDDERDNGRAASAVRGLADDGTSPAARIPSMHFQKGPVKPPFKQADSNGTAFSKAAIGEKGISVDTKMLNNIHSPEPGDSTQAALGFVDEYLSSSDMDLLQGIYHIKPTREKSLHVLSARGSLSLARKIKTQTQNREKEPFRWDGDDQDDKGAGILCRKVNTASNIGSENQKEGGHLQSQGIRCAGVRCDDEIENMVQRHGIETKNESNSLKELDVQSSLMRENETPYSSVIHTEDMFGIGLDTQIAAEAMEALAFMPTTGCHFHDAHQPEKAPDGSLSDLIENKGHLKNLLHKQNSGLQSITKKSKKRKHTENQEPNTVLVETQKMMKSKSTIMGQSENNTTSPIHSELVSIEEVCSTGEYTSFQPATTESKNKNKSRRPRKKNQSIHHTERNNNVKADDTIRCKRKGADIEADPLKLGIRTKRLNLPTNLSGKTGKNSLNHQVEVSPQLSGSSSFLINDSPSWLYPKRARGKRKKANVQDNLDAPTILCIDGNESNVWSTNSIERQNDEDKSCVDNSRCLSQGNSVQPGSADDTMKFESSLDKRSSLARVEISANKSSAQSSPEIPTTISSSKDLIMSNNKRLRKSPLLKELIRLGVSEPTSASIGKDPRQRRDMTFVRVLFSQHLDNNVVKRQQKVVARLNISTASSSMDATHFIADKFIRTKNMLEIMALGKLVVTHLWLESCGQANCFIDEKNYILRDVKKEKEIGFSMPVSLAQARQTPLLKGKRVYITPQVKPDKKVVATLVTAVQGQVVDESQVCAEKDDKFLDDLLILSCEEDYAICHHFLSRGTAVYSSELLLNGIIIQKLEPERHQLFVNQATGKRPGMSNRFGKVYYRRHSRPISAS from the exons ATGGCTGATGCCTCCTACGTCATTTGTTCTTCGTCACCACCTG GAGGTAAATTCAAAGATGCTGATGAAGATGCTCAGTTTCAAGAAACTGAACTCGTCAATGACACCTTAGTGCTCAATAGCCCCTTCACTGAACCCCAACTGGAAAATCTCAATCTGAACACTGAGCTTGTGGAGGATTCTGACCCTTCGGAGAATGTGGAAAGTGGTCCAACATGCGAGAATGGACAAGAAGTTGTGCTTGATAGCGAAGATGACGAAAGGGACAATGGAAGGGCAGCATCTGCTGTGAGAGGGTTGGCTGATGATGGAACCAGTCCAGCTGCAAGAATTCCTTCAATGCACTTCCAGAAGGGACCTGTAAAGCCACCTTTCAAACAAGCAGATTCAAATGGCACTGCTTTTAGTAAAGCTGCTATtg GGGAGAAAGGAATTTCAGTTGATACCAAGATGTTAAATAACATTCACTCACCAGAGCCTGGGGATTCAACCCAAGCTGCTCTTGGGTTTGTGGATGAGTACTTGTCATCTAGTGATATGGACTTGCTTCAAGGAATTTATCACATAAAGCCCACTAGAGAGAAATCACTCCATGTCCTGAGTGCAAGAGGATCACTAAGTTTGGctagaaaaattaaaactcaAACCCAGAATAGAGAAAAAGAACCCTTCAGATGGGATGGCGATGATCAAGATGACAAAGGAGCTGGTATCTTGTGTAGAAAGGTTAACACAGCTTCAAATATTGGAAGTGAAAACCAGAAAGAAGGTGGACATCTTCAGAGCCAAGGAATACGGTGTGCAGGTGTTAGATGTGATGATGAGATTGAGAACATGGTCCAAAGACATGGAATTGAAACAAAAAATGAAAGTAACTCTCTCAAGGAGTTGGATGTTCAGTCAAGTTTAATGAGAGAGAACGAGACTCCTTATTCAAGTGTGATACATACAGAAGACATGTTTGGTATTGGTTTAGATACTCAAATAGCTGCTGAAGCTATGGAGGCATTAGCATTTATGCCCACAACTGGCTGCCATTTCCATGATGCTCACCAACCTGAGAAAGCACCTGATGGCTCTTTGAGTGATTTGATAGAGAATAAAGGTCACTTGAAAAACTTGTTGCATAAACAGAATTCTGGTTTACAGTCCATAACAAAGAAATCAAAGAAGAGAAAGCACACTGAGAATCAGGAGCCAAATACTGTGTTGGTGGAAACACAAAAAATGATGAAAAGCAAGTCAACTATTATGGGACAGTCTGAAAATAATACCACTTCACCAATACATAGTGAACTTGTCTCAATTGAAGAGGTTTGCTCAACAGGAGAGTATACTAGTTTTCAACCAGCCACCACAGAAtccaaaaataagaacaagagcAGAAGGCCAAGAAAGAAAAATCAATCAATCCATCATACAGAGAGGAACAATAATGTCAAGGCGGATGACACTATTAGGTGCAAGAGGAAGGGGGCTGATATAGAGGCTGATCCATTGAAGTTGGGAATTAGGACAAAACGTCTCAATTTACCTACCAATTTGTCTGGGAAGACTGGGAAAAACAGCCTGAATCACCAGGTTGAAGTTAGTCCACAGCTATCTGGATCCAGCAGTTTTTTAATAAATGATTCTCCTTCTTGGCTTTATCCTAAAAGAGCAAGGGGGAAAAGAAAGAAGGCTAATGTGCAAGACAATCTTGATGCACCTACTATTTTGTGCATTGATGGAAATGAAAGCAATGTCTGGTCCACTAACAGTATAGAACGCCAAAATGATGAGGATAAGTCATGCGTTGACAATAGCAGATGCTTGTCACAGGGGAATTCTGTTCAACCTGGTTCAGCTGACGATACCATGAAATTTGAAAGCTCACTTGATAAGCGATCCTCGTTGGCACGTGTTGAAATATCAGCTAATAAGAGCAGTGCACAATCCAGTCCAGAAATTCCAACAACAATCTCCTCCAGTAAAGACTTAATAATGTCAAATAACAAACGCCTTCGAAAGTCTCcccttttgaaggagcttattagATTAGGAGTTTCTGAGCCCACATCAGCTTCAATAGGGAAAGATCCAAGACAGCGAAGAGATATGACATTTGTTCGAGTTCTCTTTAGCCAGCATTTGGATAACAATGTTGTCAAGAGGCAACAAAAG GTTGTGGCAAGGCTCAATATATCTACTGCATCAAGCTCAATGGATGCCACACATTTCATAGCAGACAAATTTATACGCACAAAGAATATGTTGGAAATTATGGCTCTTGGTAAATTAGTGGTGACACACTTATGGCTTGAGAGCTGTGGGCAAGCAAACTGTTTTATTGATGAGAAAAATTACATTCTGAGGGAtgtgaaaaaagaaaaggagatagGCTTTAGCATGCCTGTGTCTCTGGCTCAAGCAAGACAAACACCACTCCTGAAG GGTAAAAGAGTCTACATCACACCTCAAGTTAAACCTGATAAGAAAGTGGTTGCAACCTTGGTCACAGCTGTTCAAGGCCAG GTAGTTGATGAAAGTCAGGTATGTGCAGAGAAGGATGATAAATTCTTAGATGATCTGTTGATTCTTTCTTGTGAAGAGGACTATGCAATATGCCACCATTTCCTTAGTAGAG GAACTGCTGTCTACAGTTCAGAGCTTCTTCTGAATGGCATTATTATCCAGAAATTGGAACCTGAGAG ACATCAACTCTTTGTGAATCAAGCTACAGGAAAAAGGCCAGGTATGTCTAATCGATTTGGGAAGGTATATTACAGAAGGCATTCGAGACCCATATCTGCATCATAG
- the LOC112695862 gene encoding RNA-binding protein BRN1, with the protein MAEAKEESKSSEESVKLFVGQVPKHMTESELLAMFKEFALVDEVNIIKDKATRSSRGCCFVICPSREEADKAVNACHNKKTLPGASSPLQVKYADGELERLEHKLFIGMLPKNVSEVEVSALFSKFGTIKDLQILRGSQQTSKGCAFLKYETKEQALAALEAINGKHKMEGSSVPLVVKWADTEKERQARRAQRAQSQASNAPHADSQHPSLFGALPMGYVPPYNGYGYQAPGGYGIMPYRMPPMQNQPGYHNMMPHMNQANALRPELGPNMNPRNYHVPPASYVGSYPAVPGLQHPIAYAGGMISPRPMSSSPGSISPAGGNGNSGTSSSSASKSSGGQVEGPPGANLFIYHIPQEFGDQELATAFQPFGRVLSAKVFVDKATGVSKCFGFVSYDSPEAAQSAISMMNGCQLGGKKLKVQLKRDNKQSKPY; encoded by the exons ATGGCGGAAGCGAAGGAAGAGAGCAAATCTAGCGAGGAGAGTGTGAAGCTGTTCGTAGGTCAAGTTCCGAAGCACATGACGGAATCGGAACTGCTGGCAATGTTCAAGGAGTTCGCGTTGGTCGACGAGGTCAACATCATCAAGGACAAAGCCACGCGCTCCTCTCGAG GTTGTTGCTTCGTGATTTGTCCGTCGAGGGAAGAGGCTGATAAGGCCGTCAATGCGTGTCACAATAAGAAAACGCTGCCAGGG GCTTCTAGTCCATTGCAAGTAAAGTATGCTGATGGCGAGTTGGAAAGATTAG AACACAAACTCTTCATCGGAATGCTTCCAAAGAATGTTTCTGAAGTTGAAGTCTCTGCACTTTTCTCCAAGTTCGGAACTATAAAAGATTTACAAATTTTAAGAGGTTCTCAGCAAACAAGtaaag GTTGTGCATTTTTGAAGTATGAAACCAAAGAACAAGCCCTTGCTGCTTTAGAGGCAATCAAtggaaagcataaaatggag GGTTCTAGTGTTCCTTTGGTAGTCAAATGGGCTGATACTGAAAAGGAAAGACAAGCCCGACGAGCTCAGAGAGCACAGTCCCAAGCTTCCAATGCACCACATGCTGATTCTCAGCACCCATCATTGTTTGGAGCCTTGCCAATGGGTTATGTTCCTCCGTATAATGGATACGGTTACCAG GCTCCTGGAGGTTATGGGATCATGCCATACCGGATGCCACCGATGCAGAATCAACCTGGTTACCATAACATGATGCCGCACATGAATCAAGCAAATGCACTACGGCCCGAACTTGGCCCCAATATGAACCCAAGAAATTATCATGTGCCTCCTGCAAGTTATGTTGGCTCTTATCCTGCTGTTCCAGGCCTACAACATCCAATCGCATACGCAGGAGGCATGATTAGTCCAAGGCCTATGAGTAGTTCTCCTGGTTCTATTTCACCTGCAGGTGGTAATGGCAACTCTGGTACATCATCTTCAAGTGCTAGCAAGAGTTCTGGGGGTCAAGTTGAAG gACCACCTGGTGCCAACCTGTTTATTTATCACATACCTCAAGAATTTGGAGATCAAGAGCTTGCCACTGCTTTTCAACCATTTGGTAGAGTTTTGAGTGCTAAAGTTTTTGTTGATAAAGCAACCGGTGTTAGCAAATGTTTTG GGTTTGTTAGTTATGATTCCCCTGAAGCTGCTCAATCAGCCATTAGTATGATGAATGGGTGCCAATTAGGAGGTAAGAAATTAAAGGTCCAGCTTAAGAGGGATAACAAGCAGAGTAAGCCTTACTGA